A single Pseudomonas brassicacearum DNA region contains:
- a CDS encoding ABC transporter ATP-binding protein translates to MAEIRLQNLAHSYTSTPAGPEDYAIREMNHIWEQGGAYALLGPSGCGKSTLLNIISGLLSPSEGQVMFDSKVVNDLTPERRNIAQVFQFPVVYDTMTVFDNLAFPLRNQGMAEARIHTKVQEIAEVLDLQNLLDKKARNLTADEKQKVSMGRGLVRDDVSAILFDEPLTVIDPHLKWKLRRKLKQIHEQFNITMVYVTHDQLEASTFADKIAVMYGGQIVQFGTPRDLFERPSHTFVGYFIGSPGMNLIEVTAQPGGVGFGSTHLPLSEPLQQRVAEAQGKTLKVGIRPEFVHVWDGPYDDAMRAEVVHVEDLGTYKILTLNLDGVPLKVRLAEDKPVPEGTAYISFPGQWLMVYADEYLLEPSSEVQP, encoded by the coding sequence ATGGCTGAAATTCGTTTGCAGAACCTCGCCCACAGTTACACCAGTACCCCGGCAGGTCCCGAGGACTACGCGATCCGCGAGATGAACCACATCTGGGAGCAGGGCGGCGCCTATGCGCTGCTCGGGCCTTCGGGCTGCGGTAAATCCACATTGCTCAATATCATTTCCGGATTGCTCAGCCCTTCCGAAGGGCAGGTGATGTTCGACAGCAAGGTCGTCAACGACCTGACCCCGGAACGCCGCAACATCGCCCAGGTGTTCCAGTTCCCGGTGGTGTACGACACCATGACCGTGTTCGACAACCTGGCGTTCCCGTTGCGCAACCAGGGCATGGCCGAGGCGAGGATCCACACCAAGGTGCAGGAAATCGCCGAGGTCCTGGACCTGCAGAACCTGCTGGACAAAAAGGCCCGCAACCTCACCGCCGACGAAAAACAGAAAGTCTCCATGGGCCGCGGGCTGGTGCGCGACGATGTGTCGGCGATCCTGTTCGACGAGCCGCTGACGGTGATCGACCCGCACCTGAAATGGAAGCTGCGGCGCAAGCTCAAGCAGATCCACGAGCAGTTCAACATCACCATGGTCTACGTCACCCACGACCAGTTGGAGGCTTCGACGTTCGCCGACAAGATCGCCGTGATGTACGGCGGCCAGATCGTGCAGTTCGGCACGCCCCGGGACTTGTTCGAGCGCCCCAGCCACACCTTTGTCGGCTACTTCATCGGCAGCCCGGGGATGAACCTGATCGAGGTCACGGCACAGCCCGGTGGCGTCGGCTTCGGCTCGACCCACTTGCCCCTGTCCGAGCCTCTGCAGCAACGCGTTGCCGAGGCCCAGGGCAAAACCCTGAAGGTCGGCATCCGCCCGGAATTCGTGCATGTCTGGGATGGCCCCTATGACGACGCGATGCGCGCTGAGGTGGTCCACGTCGAAGACCTGGGCACCTACAAGATCCTGACCCTCAACCTCGATGGCGTACCGCTGAAAGTGCGCCTGGCCGAAGACAAGCCAGTGCCCGAAGGCACCGCCTATATCAGTTTTCCGGGCCAATGGCTGATGGTCTATGCCGATGAATACTTGCTGGAACCGTCGAGTGAGGTGCAGCCATGA
- a CDS encoding carbohydrate ABC transporter permease: MSKRKLIPLLIYILFLLVPIYWLLNMSFKSNTEILGSLTLWPQDFTFQNYKVIFTDPSWYTGYLNSLYYVSLNTVISLGVALPAAYAFSRYRFLGDKHLFFWLLTNRMAPPAVFLLPFFQLYSSIGLFDTHIAVALAHCLFNVPLAVWILEGFMSGVPKEIDETAYIDGYSFPKFFVKIFIPLIGSGIGVTAFFCFMFSWVELLLARTLTSVNAKPIAAVMTRTVSASGIDWGVLAAAGVLTILPGMLVIWFVRNHVAKGFALGRV; the protein is encoded by the coding sequence ATGAGCAAGAGAAAGCTGATACCGCTGCTGATCTACATCCTGTTCCTGCTAGTGCCCATCTACTGGCTGCTGAACATGTCGTTCAAGAGCAACACGGAGATCCTCGGCAGCCTGACCCTGTGGCCCCAGGATTTCACCTTCCAGAATTACAAGGTGATCTTCACCGACCCGAGCTGGTACACCGGTTACCTCAACTCGCTGTACTACGTGAGCCTGAACACGGTGATTTCCCTGGGCGTTGCGTTGCCGGCGGCCTATGCGTTTTCGCGCTACCGGTTCCTGGGGGACAAGCACCTGTTCTTCTGGCTGCTGACCAACCGCATGGCGCCACCGGCAGTGTTCCTGTTGCCGTTCTTCCAGCTGTATTCGTCCATCGGCCTGTTCGACACCCATATCGCCGTGGCCCTGGCTCACTGCCTGTTCAACGTGCCGCTGGCGGTGTGGATCCTCGAAGGGTTCATGTCCGGGGTGCCGAAAGAAATTGACGAGACCGCCTACATTGACGGCTACAGTTTCCCCAAGTTCTTCGTGAAGATATTCATCCCGTTGATTGGTTCCGGCATCGGTGTCACGGCGTTTTTCTGCTTCATGTTTTCCTGGGTCGAACTGCTGCTGGCGCGAACGTTGACGTCGGTGAACGCCAAGCCGATCGCGGCGGTCATGACCCGCACCGTGTCGGCCTCCGGTATCGACTGGGGTGTGCTGGCAGCAGCGGGGGTGTTGACCATCCTGCCGG
- a CDS encoding carbohydrate ABC transporter permease: MNKVQNNKAWWLVLPVFLLVAFSAVIPMMTVVNYSVQDIFDQSSRYFVGAEWYKQVLLDPRLHDSLLRQFIYSACVLLIEIPLGIAIALTMPTKGKWSSLVLIILAIPLLIPWNVVGTIWQIFGRADIGLLGATLNGLGINYNYAANTGDAWVTVLVMDVWHWTSLVALLCYSGLRAIPDVYYQAARIDRASNWAVFRHIQLPKMKSVLLIAVMLRFMDSFMIYTEPFVLTGGGPGNATTFLSQTLTQMAIGQFDLGPAAAFSLVYFLIILLVSWLFYTAMTHSDANR, from the coding sequence ATGAACAAGGTGCAGAACAACAAGGCCTGGTGGCTGGTGTTGCCGGTGTTCCTGCTGGTGGCGTTCAGCGCCGTGATCCCGATGATGACCGTGGTCAACTATTCGGTGCAGGACATCTTCGACCAGTCCAGCCGCTACTTCGTCGGCGCCGAATGGTACAAGCAGGTGCTGCTCGATCCACGGTTGCACGATTCGTTGCTGCGCCAGTTCATCTACTCGGCGTGCGTGCTGCTGATTGAAATCCCCCTGGGCATCGCCATCGCCCTGACCATGCCGACCAAGGGCAAATGGTCGTCCCTGGTGTTGATCATCCTGGCGATCCCGCTGCTGATCCCGTGGAACGTGGTGGGCACCATCTGGCAGATTTTCGGCCGTGCCGACATCGGCTTGCTGGGCGCGACCCTCAACGGCCTGGGCATCAACTATAACTATGCGGCCAACACCGGCGACGCCTGGGTCACCGTGCTGGTGATGGACGTCTGGCACTGGACTTCATTGGTGGCACTGCTGTGCTATTCGGGGCTGCGGGCGATTCCCGACGTGTACTACCAGGCCGCGCGGATCGACCGGGCCTCCAACTGGGCGGTGTTCCGGCACATCCAGCTGCCGAAGATGAAGAGCGTGCTGCTGATCGCCGTGATGCTGCGCTTCATGGACAGTTTCATGATCTACACCGAGCCGTTCGTACTCACTGGCGGCGGGCCGGGCAACGCCACCACGTTCCTCAGCCAGACCCTGACGCAGATGGCCATCGGCCAATTCGACCTGGGCCCGGCGGCGGCGTTTTCCCTGGTGTACTTCCTGATCATTCTGTTGGTGTCCTGGCTGTTCTATACCGCCATGACGCACTCCGACGCCAACCGTTGA